In Janibacter alkaliphilus, the following proteins share a genomic window:
- the rplI gene encoding 50S ribosomal protein L9 — MKVILTHEVSGLGTAGDVVDVKPGYARNFLYRRGLATAWTKGGQKQVDAIAASKAARAVKSLEEARSIKGNLEAQQVTVTAHAGDSGRLFGAVTSKEIAEAVAAGGGPAIDRRTIEIPTPIKSVGPARAQVRLHPEVQATLTLEVVAG, encoded by the coding sequence ATGAAGGTCATCCTCACCCACGAGGTCTCCGGCCTCGGCACGGCCGGTGACGTCGTCGACGTCAAGCCGGGCTACGCCCGCAACTTCCTCTACCGCCGTGGCCTGGCCACGGCCTGGACGAAGGGCGGCCAGAAGCAGGTCGACGCGATCGCCGCCTCCAAGGCCGCGCGGGCCGTGAAGTCCCTCGAGGAGGCCCGGTCGATCAAGGGCAACCTCGAGGCCCAGCAGGTCACCGTGACCGCCCACGCCGGCGACTCCGGTCGCCTCTTCGGCGCGGTCACCAGCAAGGAGATCGCCGAGGCGGTCGCGGCCGGCGGTGGCCCGGCGATCGACCGGCGCACCATCGAGATCCCCACGCCGATCAAGAGCGTCGGCCCGGCCCGGGCGCAGGTCCGTCTGCACCCGGAGGTCCAGGCGACCCTCACCCTCGAGGTCGTCGCCGGCTGA
- the rpsR gene encoding 30S ribosomal protein S18 has translation MAKPVVRKPKKKANPLKAAKVEKIDYKDAALLRKFISDRGKIRARRVTGVSVQEQRRIATAVKNAREMALLPYSSSNR, from the coding sequence ATGGCCAAGCCCGTAGTGCGCAAGCCCAAGAAGAAGGCCAACCCGCTGAAGGCGGCGAAGGTCGAGAAGATCGACTACAAGGACGCGGCCCTGCTGCGGAAGTTCATCTCGGACCGCGGCAAGATCCGCGCCCGCCGGGTCACCGGGGTGAGCGTCCAGGAGCAGCGTCGCATCGCCACGGCCGTGAAGAACGCCCGTGAGATGGCCCTGCTGCCCTACTCCTCGAGCAACCGCTGA
- a CDS encoding single-stranded DNA-binding protein translates to MAGDTVITIIGNLTADPELRFTPNGAAVANFTVASTPRFFDRQSNEWKDAETLFMRCSVWREAAENVAESLQRGTRVVVQGRLVSRSWEDKETGQKRSVMEMQVDEVGPSLRYATAKVNKTQRGGGGGGFGGGQQGGGNQGGFGGQGGQSDDPWSTGGQQGGGNQGGGWGGGQPSGGGQGGGQQGGGQGGGGWGNAPSYDEPPF, encoded by the coding sequence ATGGCAGGCGACACCGTCATCACGATCATCGGCAACCTCACCGCCGACCCCGAGCTGCGTTTCACGCCGAACGGGGCAGCGGTGGCCAACTTCACCGTGGCCTCCACGCCGCGGTTCTTCGACCGTCAGAGCAACGAGTGGAAGGACGCCGAGACCCTCTTCATGCGGTGCTCGGTGTGGCGTGAGGCCGCCGAGAACGTGGCGGAGTCGCTGCAGCGTGGGACCCGTGTCGTCGTCCAGGGTCGCCTGGTCTCCCGTTCCTGGGAGGACAAGGAGACCGGTCAGAAGCGCTCCGTCATGGAGATGCAGGTCGACGAGGTCGGCCCGTCGCTGCGCTACGCCACCGCGAAGGTCAACAAGACCCAGCGCGGCGGCGGTGGCGGCGGCTTCGGCGGCGGCCAGCAGGGCGGTGGCAACCAGGGCGGCTTCGGCGGCCAGGGTGGCCAGTCCGACGACCCCTGGTCGACCGGCGGTCAGCAGGGTGGCGGCAACCAGGGCGGCGGCTGGGGCGGCGGACAGCCCTCCGGCGGCGGCCAGGGTGGCGGCCAGCAGGGCGGCGGCCAGGGTGGCGGTGGCTGGGGCAACGCGCCCAGCTACGACGAGCCCCCCTTCTGA
- the rpsF gene encoding 30S ribosomal protein S6 has product MRQYELMVIFDPELDERTIAPTFEKFLGVVTKDGGTVDNVDHWGRRRLAYEINKKAEGIYAVATLTCEPATSQELDRQLGLSEQVVRTKLMRVDA; this is encoded by the coding sequence ATGCGTCAGTACGAACTCATGGTCATCTTCGACCCCGAGCTCGACGAGCGGACGATCGCCCCGACGTTCGAGAAGTTCCTCGGCGTCGTCACCAAGGACGGCGGCACCGTGGACAACGTCGACCACTGGGGCCGGCGGCGTCTCGCCTACGAGATCAACAAGAAGGCCGAGGGCATCTACGCCGTCGCCACCCTGACCTGCGAGCCGGCGACGAGCCAGGAGCTGGACCGTCAGCTCGGCCTCTCCGAGCAGGTCGTGCGCACCAAGCTCATGCGCGTCGACGCCTGA
- a CDS encoding transglycosylase domain-containing protein, giving the protein MSSSPLSRAQLRERARQLNEKRRKRAKNRPRGWRMWVRRTLLGIAGVFVLLCVGIGIAYAMTDIPEPNDRAVSQASVLYYSDGKTEMDRIAKVNRESVELDEVPEHVQQAFLAAEDRSFYENRGISPSGIARAVGVAVRGGEQQGGSTITQQYVKNYFLTQDQTISRKAKEILISVKIDRELSKEEILENYLNTIYFGRNADGIQTASRAYFDKDVDELTASEGALLASVIRGPSLYDPGLGEEQTEAVTERWEYVLDGMVEQGWMTQAERQEQTLPETTDPEPITENDTDIGYITEEVRNELRNRLELSDADIDRGGFKIVTTIDKEDQEAAAAAVKEHRPTGENTSDLHIGLVSVRPDDGAITTMYGGESFTKGKYGFFNTATDGAMQAGSTMKPFTMLAALDRGIPLGTTYSGSSPWYDNDFAYTGSGATDVQRNGGVVNFGNASYGPVNMTTATQKSINTYYAQLNLAATPKATAEMAEAAGARAYSNGEPTDMSTVPSNVFGTDSVRVLDMANAYATIAAEGRRAQPYLIRSVEGSGAYELDYEVEQEVERVIPEDVARDAMNAMSHVGESGGTAPTVGNLGRPVGGKTGTTSNNYAAWFDGFTPNQMATSVGMYRGDGSLTEENQLVNMGGYSEITGGSVPAEIWTDYMIDALEGRDVADMPPLGGVTWEPQDNDEAPAPITTTQAPAPTTTQAPAPTSTSTSSSSSSSSSSSSSSSSSSSSSSSSSSSSSSSSSTSSSTSTRSSSTSTSRPTTSRPTTTSRPSSTSRPTSSGGGSSTRAPSSGSSASRMSTAD; this is encoded by the coding sequence ATGTCCAGCTCCCCCCTCTCGCGCGCCCAGCTCCGCGAGCGCGCCCGCCAGCTCAACGAGAAGCGGCGGAAGCGTGCCAAGAACCGCCCGAGGGGCTGGCGGATGTGGGTCCGGCGGACCCTGCTCGGCATCGCCGGTGTCTTCGTGCTGCTGTGCGTGGGGATCGGGATCGCCTACGCGATGACCGACATCCCAGAGCCCAACGACCGGGCGGTCTCCCAGGCCTCGGTGCTCTACTACTCCGACGGCAAGACCGAGATGGACCGGATCGCCAAGGTCAACCGCGAGTCGGTCGAGCTCGACGAGGTGCCCGAGCATGTGCAGCAGGCCTTCCTCGCCGCGGAGGATCGCAGCTTCTACGAGAACCGTGGCATCTCGCCCAGCGGCATCGCCCGTGCGGTCGGGGTGGCGGTGCGCGGCGGCGAGCAGCAGGGCGGCTCGACGATCACCCAGCAGTACGTGAAGAACTACTTCCTCACCCAGGACCAGACGATCAGCCGCAAGGCCAAGGAGATCCTCATCTCGGTCAAGATCGACCGTGAGCTCTCCAAGGAGGAGATCCTCGAGAACTACCTCAACACCATCTACTTCGGCCGCAACGCCGACGGCATCCAGACCGCCTCCCGGGCCTACTTCGACAAAGACGTCGACGAGCTCACCGCGAGCGAGGGCGCGCTGCTGGCCAGCGTCATCCGGGGTCCCTCCCTGTACGACCCCGGCCTGGGCGAGGAGCAGACCGAGGCGGTCACCGAGCGCTGGGAGTACGTCCTCGACGGGATGGTCGAGCAGGGCTGGATGACCCAGGCCGAGCGCCAGGAGCAGACCCTCCCCGAGACCACCGACCCGGAGCCGATCACCGAGAACGACACCGACATCGGCTACATCACCGAGGAGGTTCGCAACGAGCTGCGCAACCGGCTCGAGCTCAGCGACGCCGACATCGACCGTGGTGGCTTCAAGATCGTCACCACCATCGACAAGGAGGACCAGGAGGCTGCGGCGGCGGCGGTCAAGGAGCACCGGCCGACCGGGGAGAACACCTCCGACCTGCACATCGGGCTGGTCTCGGTGCGGCCCGACGACGGGGCGATCACCACGATGTACGGCGGCGAGAGCTTCACGAAGGGGAAGTACGGCTTCTTCAACACCGCCACCGACGGGGCGATGCAGGCCGGGTCGACGATGAAGCCCTTCACCATGCTCGCCGCCCTCGACCGGGGCATCCCGCTGGGGACGACCTACAGCGGCTCCAGCCCCTGGTACGACAACGACTTCGCCTACACCGGGTCCGGCGCCACCGACGTCCAGCGCAACGGCGGCGTGGTCAACTTCGGGAACGCCTCCTACGGGCCGGTGAACATGACCACCGCCACCCAGAAGTCGATCAACACCTACTACGCCCAGCTCAACCTCGCGGCCACCCCGAAGGCCACCGCCGAGATGGCCGAGGCGGCCGGCGCCCGCGCCTACAGCAACGGCGAGCCGACCGACATGTCCACGGTGCCCTCGAACGTCTTCGGCACCGACTCGGTGCGGGTGCTGGACATGGCCAACGCCTACGCCACCATCGCCGCCGAGGGGCGCCGCGCCCAGCCCTACCTCATCCGCTCGGTGGAGGGCTCCGGCGCCTACGAGCTCGACTACGAGGTCGAGCAGGAGGTCGAGCGGGTCATCCCCGAGGACGTCGCCCGGGACGCGATGAACGCGATGAGCCACGTCGGCGAGTCCGGCGGCACCGCGCCGACCGTGGGTAACCTCGGCCGCCCGGTCGGCGGCAAGACCGGCACCACCTCGAACAACTACGCCGCCTGGTTCGACGGCTTCACCCCGAACCAGATGGCGACCTCGGTCGGGATGTACCGCGGGGACGGCTCGCTCACCGAGGAGAACCAGCTGGTCAACATGGGCGGCTACTCCGAGATCACCGGAGGCAGCGTGCCCGCGGAGATCTGGACGGACTACATGATCGACGCGCTCGAGGGCCGTGACGTGGCCGACATGCCCCCGCTGGGCGGGGTCACCTGGGAGCCTCAGGACAACGACGAGGCCCCGGCGCCGATCACCACCACGCAGGCCCCGGCGCCGACGACCACGCAGGCCCCGGCGCCCACCTCGACGAGCACCTCCAGCTCGTCGTCGAGCTCCTCGAGCAGCAGCTCGTCGAGCTCGTCCAGCTCGTCGTCGAGCTCGTCCAGCTCGTCGTCGAGCTCCTCCAGCTCGTCCACGTCCAGCTCGACATCCACCCGCAGCAGCTCGACCAGCACGTCCCGGCCGACGACGTCGAGACCCACGACGACCTCGCGGCCCTCGTCGACCAGCCGGCCGACGAGCAGCGGCGGCGGGTCCTCGACCCGGGCACCGTCGTCGGGCTCCAGCGCCAGCCGGATGAGCACCGCGGACTGA
- a CDS encoding SigE family RNA polymerase sigma factor — MWRPRSRAQQPAGAATEPLVQEQAAAEALTFEEFVGERGESLMRYAYLVTGQTADAEDLFQETFADVHRKWDRVSASDHPYAYVRTMMTNRYTSSRRRRWHGERPTDPQEMPVESRVTQDHSSRVASDDALWQLLGTLSERMRTILVLRYFEDLDDAEIADTLGIAVSTVRATASRAIGQLRERGDLP, encoded by the coding sequence ATGTGGCGTCCCCGATCGCGCGCGCAGCAGCCCGCCGGAGCGGCGACGGAGCCCCTGGTCCAGGAGCAGGCGGCCGCCGAGGCACTCACCTTCGAGGAGTTCGTCGGCGAGCGGGGCGAGTCGCTGATGCGCTACGCCTACCTCGTCACCGGCCAGACCGCGGACGCCGAGGACCTCTTCCAGGAGACCTTCGCCGACGTCCACCGCAAGTGGGACCGGGTCAGCGCCTCCGACCACCCGTACGCCTACGTCCGCACGATGATGACGAACCGGTACACCTCCTCGCGTCGGCGCCGGTGGCACGGGGAGCGGCCGACCGACCCGCAGGAGATGCCGGTCGAGAGCCGGGTCACCCAGGACCACTCGTCCCGGGTGGCCAGCGACGACGCGCTCTGGCAGCTGCTGGGGACCCTGTCCGAGCGGATGCGGACCATCCTCGTGCTGCGCTACTTCGAGGACCTGGACGACGCCGAGATCGCCGACACCCTCGGCATCGCGGTCAGCACCGTGCGGGCCACCGCCAGCCGCGCGATCGGCCAGCTCCGGGAGCGGGGTGACCTGCCGTGA
- a CDS encoding PadR family transcriptional regulator, with protein MRRRQMLEFAVLGLLHEAPMHGYELRRRLNGSLGAFRALSFGTLYPALRRLLDQGWIVEDTARPGPAGRRPRITYALTDAGRSRFAEVAQDSDPSSWEDEGFDVRVAFFARTEQTVRLRILQGRRARLEERLAAMREHGRRGDERADTWTAALQRHGEETIEREMRWLDELVAAEQRAPAPRPGSLADPNHPAFNPGPVTGRPTTPSKENPS; from the coding sequence GTGCGTCGACGGCAGATGCTCGAGTTCGCCGTGCTCGGGCTGCTCCACGAGGCGCCGATGCACGGCTACGAGCTGCGCCGCCGGCTCAACGGCAGCCTCGGCGCCTTCCGCGCGCTGAGCTTCGGCACCCTCTACCCGGCGCTGCGGCGCCTGCTCGACCAGGGCTGGATCGTCGAGGACACCGCCCGGCCCGGGCCCGCCGGTCGCCGGCCGCGGATCACCTACGCGCTCACCGACGCCGGCCGGTCCCGCTTCGCCGAGGTCGCCCAGGACAGCGACCCCAGCTCCTGGGAGGACGAGGGCTTCGACGTCCGGGTCGCCTTCTTCGCCCGGACCGAGCAGACCGTCCGGCTGCGGATCCTGCAGGGACGCCGGGCGCGGCTCGAGGAGCGCCTGGCGGCGATGCGCGAGCACGGGCGACGCGGCGACGAGCGGGCCGACACCTGGACCGCCGCGCTGCAGCGGCACGGCGAGGAGACCATCGAGCGCGAGATGCGCTGGCTCGACGAGCTCGTCGCCGCCGAGCAGCGCGCCCCCGCGCCCCGCCCCGGCAGCCTGGCCGACCCCAACCACCCCGCCTTCAACCCCGGGCCGGTCACCGGTCGGCCCACCACCCCATCCAAGGAGAACCCCTCATGA
- a CDS encoding inositol-3-phosphate synthase: MSPIRVAVVGVGNCASSLVQGVEYYKDADPATTVPGLMHVVFGDYHVRDVEFVAAFDVDDKKVGKDLAESINASENNTIRIAEVPTTGVTVQRGHTLDGLGKYYRQTIDESAAEPVDVVQALREAEVDVLVSYLPVGSEEADKFYAQCAIDAGVAFVNALPVFIASDPEWSARFEAAGVPIIGDDIKSQVGATITHRVMAKLFEDRGVALDRTYQLNVGGNMDFKNMLERERLESKKVSKTQAVTSNLEGELAGTVDDRNVHIGPSDYVAWLDDRKWAYVRLEGRAFGDVPLNLEYKLEVWDSPNSAGIIIDAIRAAKIAKDRGVGGALLSASSYLMKSPPEQREDTAGRARLEAFIAGTEER, from the coding sequence ATGAGCCCGATCCGCGTCGCCGTCGTCGGCGTCGGCAACTGCGCCAGCTCGCTCGTCCAGGGCGTCGAGTACTACAAGGACGCCGACCCGGCGACCACGGTCCCGGGCCTGATGCACGTGGTCTTCGGGGACTACCACGTCCGGGACGTGGAGTTCGTGGCCGCCTTCGACGTCGACGACAAGAAGGTGGGCAAGGACCTCGCCGAGTCGATCAACGCCAGCGAGAACAACACGATCCGGATCGCCGAGGTGCCCACCACCGGGGTGACGGTGCAGCGCGGGCACACCCTCGACGGGCTCGGCAAGTACTACCGCCAGACCATCGACGAGTCCGCCGCCGAGCCGGTCGACGTCGTCCAGGCGCTGCGCGAGGCCGAGGTCGACGTGCTCGTCTCCTACCTCCCGGTGGGCTCGGAGGAGGCGGACAAGTTCTACGCGCAGTGCGCCATCGACGCCGGCGTCGCCTTCGTCAACGCCCTGCCGGTCTTCATCGCCTCCGACCCGGAGTGGTCGGCGAGGTTCGAGGCGGCCGGGGTGCCGATCATCGGTGACGACATCAAGAGCCAGGTCGGCGCGACCATCACCCACCGGGTCATGGCCAAGCTCTTCGAGGACCGGGGCGTGGCGCTGGACCGCACCTACCAGCTCAACGTCGGCGGCAACATGGACTTCAAGAACATGCTCGAGCGCGAGCGGCTGGAGTCGAAGAAGGTCAGCAAGACCCAGGCGGTGACCTCCAACCTCGAGGGCGAGCTCGCCGGCACGGTGGACGACCGCAACGTGCACATCGGTCCGTCTGACTACGTGGCCTGGCTGGATGACCGGAAGTGGGCCTACGTCCGGCTGGAGGGGCGCGCCTTCGGCGACGTGCCGCTGAACCTGGAGTACAAGCTCGAGGTCTGGGACTCCCCGAACAGCGCCGGCATCATCATCGACGCCATCCGGGCCGCCAAGATCGCCAAGGACCGCGGCGTCGGCGGCGCCCTGCTCTCGGCGAGCTCCTACCTCATGAAGTCCCCGCCGGAGCAGCGCGAGGACACCGCCGGCCGGGCGCGCCTGGAGGCCTTCATCGCTGGTACCGAGGAGCGCTGA
- a CDS encoding biotin/lipoyl-binding carrier protein produces the protein MGHMVESELVANVIAVQVEAGAKISAGDELVLLESMKMEIPVVAESDGTVREVKVTVGDVVQDGEILLVID, from the coding sequence ATGGGTCACATGGTCGAGTCCGAGCTCGTCGCCAACGTCATCGCCGTGCAGGTCGAGGCGGGGGCGAAGATCAGCGCCGGCGACGAGCTGGTGCTGCTGGAGTCGATGAAGATGGAGATCCCGGTCGTCGCCGAGAGCGACGGCACGGTCCGCGAGGTCAAGGTCACCGTCGGCGACGTCGTCCAGGACGGCGAGATCCTGCTGGTCATCGACTGA
- a CDS encoding WXG100 family type VII secretion target, with protein sequence MALNEGMDTGRVREVAGQLTTQAGRIGEVQANGTTQQGTLAENWLGPDSEAFGESWQEAAKALAQAQDALTAYAKTAVQQADQQDNASGA encoded by the coding sequence ATGGCACTGAACGAGGGAATGGACACCGGTCGCGTCCGCGAGGTCGCCGGCCAGCTGACGACGCAGGCCGGCCGGATCGGCGAGGTGCAGGCCAACGGCACCACCCAGCAGGGCACCCTGGCCGAGAACTGGCTGGGCCCGGACTCGGAGGCCTTCGGTGAGTCCTGGCAGGAGGCTGCCAAGGCCCTGGCGCAGGCGCAGGACGCGCTGACCGCCTACGCCAAGACGGCCGTCCAGCAGGCCGACCAGCAGGACAACGCCTCCGGCGCCTGA